The DNA segment CTCACCGTTTTGGAACCGGTGCCGTGGCCAAAGGCAGAAACAGGGTCAACGGTTTGGCCGTCGTCTCAAGAAAGCCATGGCGCCGGTAAAAGTCTGCGGCTTTCTCGTCCTTGGCGTCAACCACCAGTGCATAGGCTGCGATCTCCGAGCGAACAACGCGCGTGAGAGCATCGGCCAGCAGTGCCCCGCCGAGCCCCTGCCCCCTGAACGCCTGGTCTACGGCAAGACGCCCCATCCGCACCGCGGGAACAGAGGGATACCGCGGCAGTCTCCTGGTGATCTCTGCCGGCAGGTCCCCGAGAAATATGCTTGCCGAGGCTAACGTGTAGTATCCCGCAATGCGTCCATCAGCCGAGAGAGCAACAAAACATGCCGTTACCTTACGCCGGATGTCCTGTGTAACTTGTCTTTTGAAGTAAGAATCGAGCGGTTCGGAGCCGCTGTTGAACCCGTTGCGGTCATAACCATGGTCGAGGGGACCAACCCGAAACGGTTTGTCGCTCATTCAGCGGTCACCAGCTCGCGATGACGGGCAAAAGCCTGCTCCAAAGCAGGCGACGCCTTGGGCGGCGACAACAGCGCTTCCGCAAAGCATCTCTGATCGGCAAGCGACAGCTTGATGACCTCCGCTTGCTCTATGACGTTTTCGGCCGCCTCTTGAACAGCAGTGATGACGAAGCTAGAAAGATCACCGTCAATTCTCGGTGATCATTTGCCCGTTGGGTGGGTCAGTTTTAGGTTATCACAACCAGAGGTGCCCCCGACCTGCCGTGTCTCCTGTTGAAGGCGGACTTGACGTTACCATCGGATGTACCATCGGATGTACGCCTTGACAATCTTGTTTCACCTGTGGGAGGGTAAGACAATGCACTATGCTTGGGTCGTAGCCTTAACCGGTCTGTTCGTCGTTCTCTTCGCCCATGGTTTAGGGCGAATGTCCTATTCCGTGATCCTCCCTTATATGAAGGACGCTCTTTCCCTTGACTATACCCAGGTAGGTCTGATCGCAACCGGGAACCTCATAGGCTACCTGCTCTTTACGACCTTTGGTGGTTTTCTGGCAACCCGTTTCGGCCCACGCAAAGTTATCTCGATATCGCTTCTCGTGACCGGCGCAGGCCTCTTTCTCACCGGTTTCTCCGATACGTTCTCTTTTGCTTTTATTACAAGGTTGATCACCGGTATGGGAAATGGAGGTTGTTTTGTGCCTATGTTGGCGCTACCCGCCGCTTGGTTCGTTGCACGCAAACGTGGCCTTGCCATGGGCATAGTAAACATAGGCGTATGCCTTGGACTCGTTCTGAGCGGATTCTTCGTTCCACTGTGCATAAGTTATTTTGGCCGGGAGGGATGGCGTTACACGTGGTACCTTATAGGAGGGGGTACTTTCCTTTGCGCTTTTTTTTGCTACAATCTACTCAGGAACGATCCGCGAGAAAAGGGGTGTGTGATGTGCGGGGCAGACCCGGACTCACATCAAAACCCACCACAGGCGATAACCCTTTTTGCTGCCTTTCGACGGATAGTGAGCGAGAAAGAGGTTTGGAAGCTTGCCTGCGTCTATTGCATGTACGGCTTTTCCTATATCATATATTTGACATTCTACGTGGCCTACCTTGTGAAAGAAATAGGGAAAAGTCCGTCAGAGGCAGGCAGCATGTTCGCGATTATCGGCTTCATTGCTATTTTCGCGGGTCTCCTCTGGGGGGCCTTCTCCGACAAAGTTGGTAGAAGGTGCGCCTGCATCTGCATTTACCTGGTACTTGCCGTTGCCTATGCGCTGCCGGCATTCTTTCATGAATCCTTCTTTCTCTATCTTTCAGCGGTCATGTTTGGCATCGCCTTTTCGGTGCCTGTGCTTATGGCGGCCGCTGCGGGAGACGCGGTTGGGGGACAACTGGCCCCCGCAGCGCTAGGGCTTATTACGCTGATGTTTGGCATAGCCCAGACGATAGGCCCCATCATAGGAGGGAGAATCAAAGATGCCACAGGGACTTTCACCTACGCATTCATGCTCTGCACCGGCTTTGCGGTGGCCGGAGCGTTATTGTCGCTGACATTGAAAGCAGAATAGTGAGATGACATTCAATAACCCGCATTTCAGGAAGAAAACTGTGTTTATTTTGTGCTTGAGTCCTGAAAAGTGACCATCAAAGTGCGCCATCCTGCAATGACATCACATCGGTCCGGTCGAGGTAATAACATCGGTAGAGCAACGCCACCACTGGTCGGCAGCAACGGCGCACACGAGGGAAGAGAATGTGAAGATCCGAAGGGCCCCATGGGGTCCTTCCAACCTTCGAGAGGCGGCCCGCAGTTGCCGCTACAGGAGTCTATCAGATTCCTCTATGGTCAACCTTGCCTGTTTCAAGATATGGGAAAGGGTGGTTCTCTTGATGGGACGGTGAGCGGGAATGGTAAGCTTCAGTGTTTCCGTGGAGGTATGCTTCTGTAGCCGGATGTGGCTGCCCTTTTGCCGGACAACGATCCATCCGTCTCTCTGAAGCGCCCTGATGACCTGATCATATGGGAGACTCGGGATGATGGTCATACGGCGAGTTCGATGATCTCCGAGTTCTCGGGAAAGATCTGATCGTCCTCGACCGATTCCAGATAGAGTTCTACTGCCTCCTTGATGTTCTTCAGGGCCTCTTCCCTGCTGTCGCCCTCGCTGATGCATCCCGGCAAGGAGGGGGCTATGGCCGTGTAGCCGCCTTCGTCGCTGGACTGCAGCACAATCGTTATTCTCATCGTTCACCTCTGCACGTAAGTATACATCATTTCCAGGATGCTGTGTTCAACTTTGGATGCACGCTCAACCGTCGATGGGACTGTGGCCCCCGTCGGATCGTTATTGCTCAGTTCCCAGTTCTTCCTGCAGTTCCCCCACCCGGCGCCGCAGTTTTCCGTCACGCTCCATCCTGTCGCCAAGCCTCTTCCTGCCGACGCTCACGGTGCTGTAGTCGACACCGAGCATCTCCCCGATCTCCCGGTTGTTCATCCCGCCGTGGCGGTAGAGCAGTTCCATGAGGACCTGGCGGGCCTCACCGCGGAAGGACTTCTTCAGTATCTCCTCCTCGCTGAGCTTGCATGAGGAGGCCACGGCGCGTACGATCCTGCCGGGTTCCGTCTTCCCCGCGAGCCGTCTCTTCTGCGGCATCTCCCGGCGGCTCCCTCCCGTGGGTGCGAGGGCGGTCTTTACCTTCTCCAACTGGTCCCTGAGTAGTCCCTGCTTGATCGGTTTCCCCTTATGTACCGGTATGGAGAGGATGTGGGGATTTCCCTCCATCGTGAGTTTTACGTGGCTGCCTTTCTGCCCTCTTGCGGTCCAGCCAGCCCGTTCCAGCGCCTTGACAACCCTCTCCGGTTTCAGGTTGTGCGGACCCGTCACCGGGCCTTCCTTGCCCGCGTCCGCACGTTCTTCGCGTCTTCCCCGAGGATCTCAAGGTGCCCCTCTATGGCATCCTTTATCATCTCCAGGGCCTCTTCCACGGTATCCCCCTGTGACGAGCACCCCGGGAGCGAGGGACATTCTACCCAGTAACCGCCATCTTCCGTGTCGGCATGGAGAACGACGGAATACTTTCGCCCCTTCACCGCCACTTCATACTTCCTTTCCGCCTCCATATCGATCACTTTGCCCTTGAGCTCCTCTATTAGACTCCCGAGGGCAATGGAGAACACGAGTTGCCCCTTCCTCAGAACATCGATGATCCGCTTCTCATCCCGTGTGATCACGAAGAGGGTGCTGCCGTCAGTAACGAATTTCAGCTGCGACAAGGGTTTCTTCACATCAGGCATGTTTTTCTTGAGATAGGTGATGGCCTTCCGTATCTTCTGAAGGCTTATGCCCTCGTCCAGAAGGGTCTTCGCAACCCTCATTTGAACAAGGTCGGTGAAGGAATAGAGCCTGACGGAGCCATGTCCCGATGCCTCACTCACCGAAGGCTTTATGAAATGCGTCCGGTCCCAGTAATCGATGCGGCGAACCGTCAATCCGGTGATCTTG comes from the Syntrophorhabdus sp. genome and includes:
- a CDS encoding GNAT family N-acetyltransferase — its product is MSDKPFRVGPLDHGYDRNGFNSGSEPLDSYFKRQVTQDIRRKVTACFVALSADGRIAGYYTLASASIFLGDLPAEITRRLPRYPSVPAVRMGRLAVDQAFRGQGLGGALLADALTRVVRSEIAAYALVVDAKDEKAADFYRRHGFLETTAKPLTLFLPLATAPVPKR
- a CDS encoding DUF1778 domain-containing protein; protein product: MDGDLSSFVITAVQEAAENVIEQAEVIKLSLADQRCFAEALLSPPKASPALEQAFARHRELVTAE
- a CDS encoding YbfB/YjiJ family MFS transporter; this encodes MHYAWVVALTGLFVVLFAHGLGRMSYSVILPYMKDALSLDYTQVGLIATGNLIGYLLFTTFGGFLATRFGPRKVISISLLVTGAGLFLTGFSDTFSFAFITRLITGMGNGGCFVPMLALPAAWFVARKRGLAMGIVNIGVCLGLVLSGFFVPLCISYFGREGWRYTWYLIGGGTFLCAFFCYNLLRNDPREKGCVMCGADPDSHQNPPQAITLFAAFRRIVSEKEVWKLACVYCMYGFSYIIYLTFYVAYLVKEIGKSPSEAGSMFAIIGFIAIFAGLLWGAFSDKVGRRCACICIYLVLAVAYALPAFFHESFFLYLSAVMFGIAFSVPVLMAAAAGDAVGGQLAPAALGLITLMFGIAQTIGPIIGGRIKDATGTFTYAFMLCTGFAVAGALLSLTLKAE
- a CDS encoding type II toxin-antitoxin system HicA family toxin; protein product: MTIIPSLPYDQVIRALQRDGWIVVRQKGSHIRLQKHTSTETLKLTIPAHRPIKRTTLSHILKQARLTIEESDRLL
- a CDS encoding type II toxin-antitoxin system HicB family antitoxin, yielding MRITIVLQSSDEGGYTAIAPSLPGCISEGDSREEALKNIKEAVELYLESVEDDQIFPENSEIIELAV
- a CDS encoding addiction module toxin, HicA family: MTGPHNLKPERVVKALERAGWTARGQKGSHVKLTMEGNPHILSIPVHKGKPIKQGLLRDQLEKVKTALAPTGGSRREMPQKRRLAGKTEPGRIVRAVASSCKLSEEEILKKSFRGEARQVLMELLYRHGGMNNREIGEMLGVDYSTVSVGRKRLGDRMERDGKLRRRVGELQEELGTEQ
- a CDS encoding MerR family transcriptional regulator, giving the protein MNFNTKAIHKITGLTVRRIDYWDRTHFIKPSVSEASGHGSVRLYSFTDLVQMRVAKTLLDEGISLQKIRKAITYLKKNMPDVKKPLSQLKFVTDGSTLFVITRDEKRIIDVLRKGQLVFSIALGSLIEELKGKVIDMEAERKYEVAVKGRKYSVVLHADTEDGGYWVECPSLPGCSSQGDTVEEALEMIKDAIEGHLEILGEDAKNVRTRARKAR